In one Poseidonibacter antarcticus genomic region, the following are encoded:
- a CDS encoding AAA family ATPase has product MDNIISNIKNEMKKVIVGQEELIDSLLIGLIANGHILVEGVPGLAKTTAINALAQALGIEFKRVQFTPDLLPSDITGTEIYNPKTGEFIIKKGPAFTNLLLADEINRAPAKVQAALLEVMQERQITIADATFKSLDPFLVMATENPVEQEGTYRLPEAQLDRFMLKVLVGYNTLEEELEIVNRVAIKGFEQIKSVASIEDIKKMKESLKDIHVDDAVKNYMAKLIFATRNPKEYGVSEISEYIEHGASPRASIDLYKASIAIAMIRGKDYVTPLDISYVIKSVLRHRLILNFKARANNITADYIIEKILESIKTP; this is encoded by the coding sequence ATGGATAACATAATATCTAATATTAAAAATGAAATGAAAAAAGTTATTGTAGGACAAGAAGAACTAATTGATTCTCTTCTAATTGGCTTAATTGCAAATGGGCATATTTTAGTAGAAGGTGTTCCTGGACTTGCTAAAACAACTGCTATTAATGCTCTTGCCCAAGCTTTAGGAATTGAATTTAAAAGAGTTCAGTTTACACCTGATTTACTTCCTAGTGATATTACAGGGACTGAAATTTATAATCCTAAAACTGGTGAATTTATTATAAAAAAAGGACCTGCTTTTACAAATCTTTTATTAGCTGATGAAATCAACAGAGCTCCTGCAAAAGTTCAAGCTGCACTTTTAGAAGTAATGCAAGAGCGACAAATCACTATTGCTGATGCTACATTTAAATCTCTTGATCCATTTTTAGTAATGGCTACAGAAAATCCAGTTGAACAAGAAGGGACATATAGACTACCAGAAGCACAACTTGATAGATTTATGCTAAAAGTACTTGTTGGATATAACACTTTAGAAGAAGAACTAGAAATTGTAAATCGTGTAGCAATTAAAGGTTTTGAACAAATCAAAAGTGTTGCAAGTATTGAGGATATAAAAAAGATGAAAGAATCTTTAAAAGATATTCATGTTGATGATGCAGTAAAAAACTATATGGCAAAATTAATCTTTGCAACAAGAAATCCAAAAGAGTATGGAGTTTCTGAAATATCTGAATATATAGAACATGGAGCAAGTCCAAGAGCTTCTATTGACTTATACAAAGCTAGTATTGCAATAGCAATGATTAGAGGAAAAGATTATGTAACACCTCTTGATATTTCTTATGTTATAAAAAGTGTATTAAGACATAGATTAATACTTAATTTCAAAGCAAGAGCAAATAATATTACTGCTGATTATATCATTGAAAAGATTTTAGAATCAATAAAAACTCCTTAA
- a CDS encoding ATP-dependent Clp protease adaptor ClpS, whose product MSNEIEIQLDDELDLQEPKKYKVFLLNDDYSTMDFVIDVLVKVFRKSLDESSVIMLNIHNNGREICGIYTHEIAATKVGQVKSMAREKGFPLKAVMEEE is encoded by the coding sequence GTGAGTAATGAAATAGAAATACAATTAGATGATGAATTAGATTTACAAGAACCAAAAAAATATAAAGTTTTTTTATTAAATGATGATTATTCAACAATGGATTTTGTTATTGATGTATTAGTAAAAGTTTTTAGAAAAAGTCTAGATGAATCATCGGTTATTATGTTAAATATACATAATAATGGAAGAGAAATATGTGGCATTTATACACATGAAATAGCAGCTACAAAAGTTGGACAAGTTAAAAGTATGGCAAGAGAAAAAGGGTTTCCTTTAAAAGCTGTCATGGAAGAAGAATAA
- a CDS encoding DUF58 domain-containing protein: MYDKAKEITIKAKRNIFNTNIGSQLTSLKGEGLDFKEIKEYAYGDNIKNINWKATAKSNDLKVNVFDETRQLNIIVAFMISGSMKFGSVKIKQDIATEIIALLGFSSARNKNLLFPIFYSNKNEILYEPTFDDSIIYKVVKDALEIECVKKDVDYSGFCEYVNTFMKQRSIIFVIGDFYGNVDLSQISYNNDVYALNVRDRLEEYPLLNGEYDLVNPNTFENNEFYITKSVANKYKKLLEEQDNKLEEHFLQHQITYGKIYTDDDIFLKLLQIIKG; the protein is encoded by the coding sequence ATGTATGATAAAGCAAAAGAAATAACAATAAAAGCTAAAAGAAATATTTTCAATACAAATATTGGTTCACAATTAACATCTCTAAAAGGTGAAGGTTTAGATTTTAAAGAAATTAAAGAATATGCTTATGGCGATAATATTAAAAATATTAATTGGAAAGCAACAGCTAAAAGTAATGATTTGAAAGTAAATGTTTTTGATGAAACAAGACAATTAAATATAATTGTTGCTTTTATGATTAGTGGAAGTATGAAGTTTGGTTCTGTAAAGATTAAACAAGATATTGCAACAGAAATTATCGCCCTACTTGGCTTTTCTTCAGCAAGAAATAAAAATCTACTTTTCCCTATTTTTTACAGTAATAAAAATGAAATATTATATGAACCAACATTTGATGATTCAATTATCTATAAAGTTGTAAAAGATGCTTTGGAAATAGAATGTGTAAAAAAAGATGTTGATTATTCTGGCTTTTGTGAATATGTAAATACATTTATGAAACAACGTTCAATAATATTTGTTATTGGAGATTTTTATGGAAATGTTGATTTAAGTCAAATTTCTTATAACAATGATGTTTATGCTTTAAATGTAAGGGATAGATTAGAAGAATATCCTTTATTAAATGGTGAATATGATTTAGTCAATCCTAATACTTTTGAAAATAATGAATTTTATATTACAAAAAGTGTTGCAAATAAATATAAAAAACTTTTAGAAGAACAAGATAATAAACTCGAAGAACATTTTCTTCAACATCAAATTACTTATGGAAAAATATATACTGATGATGATATTTTTCTTAAACTCTTACAAATTATTAAAGGATAA
- the clpA gene encoding ATP-dependent Clp protease ATP-binding subunit ClpA, with protein MISKELRSIFSQAVGYAKNSKHEYLTLEHIFLMLLHDESIENLFVDLGVDNNKLFEDTKKYIDENTPKLPEGIDDEPIETISLTSTIEYMVAHMQTSGRGNANVEDMFVAILKDEKSYALYLLKSLGIERIDILEEISHKEEDETLYEDENEEKKNKVLDKNSAELVAVAKKGEIDPVIGREKEISRVIEILSRRKKNNPILVGEPGVGKTAIAEGLALQIAQEKVPEFLFDAKVFSLDMGSMIAGTKYRGDFEKKLKSLLQEVIKVPNAILFIDEIHTIVGAGSVGGSAMDASNILKPMLSNGKLRCIGATTFAEYRNDFSKDKALSRRFAKVDVEEPSIEDSILILDGLKSKYEDFHGIKYSKSAIRSAVELSKKYITDRFLPDCAIDVIDEVGASKKISLVSTLKTKSKKNITITQIDVEDTIAKMAHIPAKSATKSDLTLLKSLEKNMQKRVYGQDSAITTIVQSIKRNKAGLGLDKKPIGSFLFTGPTGVGKTEVAKELSLQLGVHFERFDMSEYMEAHTISRLIGAPAGYVGFEQGGLLTEAIRKHPHTVLLLDEIEKAHPDLMSVLLQVMDNASLTDNAGNKADFQNVILVMTSNLGATEANVMGFAKDDNLNENKAITKFFAPEFRNRLDSVVSFESLSIDIVTKVVAKFISDLEEQLSDKNIKINITAKAKKELATIGYDKAMGARPLNRVISDKIKNVLTDEILFGKLKKGGIVNIDYNDDFIFEYIV; from the coding sequence ATGATAAGTAAAGAATTAAGAAGTATTTTTTCCCAAGCAGTAGGTTATGCAAAAAATAGTAAACATGAATATTTAACATTAGAGCATATTTTTTTAATGTTATTACATGATGAGTCTATTGAAAACTTATTTGTAGATTTAGGAGTTGATAATAATAAATTATTTGAAGATACTAAAAAATATATAGATGAAAATACGCCTAAGTTACCAGAGGGAATTGATGATGAACCAATTGAAACAATTTCCTTAACTTCTACTATTGAGTATATGGTTGCACATATGCAAACTAGTGGTAGAGGAAATGCAAATGTAGAAGATATGTTTGTAGCTATTTTAAAAGATGAAAAGTCTTATGCCCTTTATCTTTTAAAATCTCTTGGTATTGAAAGAATTGATATCTTAGAGGAAATTTCACATAAAGAAGAAGATGAAACTTTATATGAAGATGAGAATGAAGAAAAGAAAAATAAGGTATTAGATAAAAATTCAGCTGAATTAGTAGCAGTTGCTAAGAAGGGTGAAATTGATCCTGTAATTGGTAGAGAAAAAGAGATTTCAAGAGTAATTGAAATTTTAAGTAGAAGAAAAAAGAATAATCCTATTTTAGTAGGAGAACCAGGTGTTGGTAAAACTGCAATAGCTGAAGGTTTAGCCTTACAAATTGCCCAAGAAAAAGTACCTGAGTTTTTATTTGATGCAAAAGTATTTTCACTTGATATGGGTTCTATGATTGCAGGGACTAAATATAGAGGAGATTTTGAAAAGAAATTAAAATCTTTATTACAAGAAGTTATAAAAGTTCCAAATGCAATTTTATTTATTGATGAAATACATACAATTGTAGGTGCAGGAAGTGTTGGTGGTTCTGCTATGGATGCTTCAAATATTTTAAAACCAATGCTTTCAAATGGAAAACTTAGATGTATAGGAGCAACTACATTTGCTGAATATAGAAATGATTTTTCAAAAGATAAAGCTCTTAGCAGAAGATTTGCAAAAGTTGATGTTGAAGAGCCTTCAATTGAAGATTCTATTTTAATCTTAGATGGTTTAAAATCTAAATATGAAGATTTCCATGGAATTAAATACTCAAAATCAGCTATTAGAAGTGCAGTTGAGTTAAGTAAAAAATATATTACAGATAGATTTTTACCTGATTGTGCAATTGATGTTATTGATGAGGTTGGAGCTTCAAAGAAAATTTCTTTAGTGTCAACACTTAAAACAAAATCTAAAAAGAATATAACTATTACACAAATTGATGTAGAAGATACAATTGCAAAAATGGCACATATTCCTGCAAAATCTGCAACTAAATCTGATTTGACTTTATTAAAATCATTAGAAAAAAATATGCAAAAAAGAGTTTATGGTCAAGATTCTGCAATTACTACAATTGTTCAATCAATTAAGAGAAATAAAGCAGGATTGGGTCTAGATAAAAAACCAATTGGATCTTTTCTGTTTACAGGACCAACAGGTGTTGGTAAAACTGAAGTTGCAAAAGAATTATCATTACAACTTGGGGTGCATTTTGAAAGATTTGATATGAGTGAATATATGGAAGCTCATACAATTTCTAGACTTATTGGAGCACCTGCTGGTTATGTAGGATTTGAGCAAGGTGGATTATTAACAGAAGCTATTAGAAAGCATCCTCATACAGTTTTATTACTTGATGAAATTGAAAAAGCTCATCCTGATTTAATGTCTGTGTTACTACAAGTTATGGATAATGCATCATTAACAGATAATGCTGGAAATAAAGCAGACTTCCAAAATGTAATACTAGTAATGACTTCAAACTTAGGTGCAACAGAAGCTAATGTTATGGGATTTGCAAAAGATGATAATCTTAATGAAAATAAAGCTATTACAAAATTCTTTGCACCAGAGTTTAGAAATAGACTTGATAGTGTAGTTTCTTTTGAAAGTTTATCAATTGATATTGTTACTAAAGTAGTTGCTAAATTTATTAGTGATTTAGAAGAGCAATTAAGTGATAAAAATATTAAGATTAATATTACAGCTAAAGCTAAAAAAGAACTTGCAACAATTGGTTATGATAAAGCAATGGGTGCAAGACCTCTTAATAGAGTAATTTCAGATAAAATTAAAAATGTTTTAACAGATGAAATTTTATTTGGTAAACTTAAAAAAGGTGGAATTGTTAATATAGACTATAATGATGACTTTATATTTGAATATATTGTGTAA